The Tessaracoccus aquimaris sequence CAGTTGGAGGCGGGCGTCTTCGCGCTCGACGGGTCCTCCGCGGTCCGCGCGACGGTCGACCTCGGCGCGGGCGCAGGAAGGGCGGCGGCCGACCTGCTGCTGGCCGACGGGGCCGCAGGGGTCGCGGACCTCGCCGCGAACCGCGAGTCGCGCCTGGCCGACCTGCACGACGAGTCGTCTCTGTGGGGCGGACCGGAGGTGCTCGCGGGCACCCGGGTGCTGCTACCCCGCCCGGACGGCGCGCTGGCCGACGGCATCCGCGCGGCGGGCGCCGAGGTGGTCGCCGTCCCGCTGCAACGCACCGTCGCGATCCGGCCGACCGACTGGCCGACGGACGCCGACTGGGTAGCGCTCACCTCGCCCGCGACGCTCGATGTCCTCGACGGGCTTGGGCTGACGCTTCCGGAGGGCGCCCGGATCGCCGTGGTCGGCTCAGGCACCGCTCGCTCCGCTGTCGCGCACGGGCTCACCGTTGACCGGATGCCAGCAGGCGGCGTTGGTAGCGCCCGCGCGCTGCTCGACGCCTGGCCGCAGGGCTCGGACCGGATCCTCATTCCCGGCTCCGCGCGGGCCTCCGGGGAACTGGCAAGCGGGCTGCTGGCCAAGGGCCACGTCGTCACTCCCGTGGATGTGTATACGGTGGAGACGTTGCCGACGGCGCCCGCGGCCGTGAAGGGCGACTACCAGGGCGCGATGTTCGACGTCGTGGTGGTCACCTCCGGATCGGTAGCCGAGGCCGTCGACGCGCTGCTCGGCTGGCCCTCCGGGACCAGCGTGGTGGCGCTCGGCGAGCCGTCTGCGGCCGCGCTGGTGGCGTTGGGTGTGACCCCCGATGCCGTCGCGGCGACGCAGGACGCGGACGGCGTGATCGCCGCCATCGCGACGACGCTGTGATGTTGATGACGCTGTGATGAGGAGAGAGATGCCGAGGATTCGACCGAGGAGGCTGCGCGGCACCCCCGCGATGCGCACCCTGGTGCGCGAGGTCGAGGTGCGGGGCTCGCAACTGGTCCTCCCGATGTTCGTGGGCGAGCGGTCCGCGACGATCTCGTCGATGCCGGGCGTGCGCCGCCACGACCTCGACTCGCTGCGCCGCGCCGCGGATTCTGCGGTCGCGGCAGGGGTCGGCGGGCTGATGCTGTTCGGGGTGCCCGACGACGCCGACAAGGACGACGCGGGCGCGCAGGGACTCGCCCCTGACGGGATCCTGCAGCGCGGCCTCCGGGCGCTGCGCGACGAGGTCGGCGACTCCACCGTCATCATGGCC is a genomic window containing:
- a CDS encoding uroporphyrinogen-III synthase produces the protein MVAVPLQRTVAIRPTDWPTDADWVALTSPATLDVLDGLGLTLPEGARIAVVGSGTARSAVAHGLTVDRMPAGGVGSARALLDAWPQGSDRILIPGSARASGELASGLLAKGHVVTPVDVYTVETLPTAPAAVKGDYQGAMFDVVVVTSGSVAEAVDALLGWPSGTSVVALGEPSAAALVALGVTPDAVAATQDADGVIAAIATTL